The genomic window GTGCCGGTCACCGGCACCACGTAGACCAGCGACACGGCGTGCTGGCGTTCGTCGGTGAACGGCGTGATGCCGGGCAGGGGGAAGTACTCGGCGACCGAGGCGGGCACCGGGCTCGCGGGCAGCAGGGGGAACGCCATCGGCCCGAGGTCCTTCTCGAGGTGGCGGAACAGCGCGTCGCGCACGGTCTCGCCGTACATCACGCGGCCGGAGACGAGCGTTCGGGTCATCTCGCCCACGGCGTTCGCCCGCAGCAGCAGGCCGACCTCGGTGACCTGGCCGAGCCCGTCGACGCGGACCGGCACGGCCTCGACGTACAGCAGCGGCAACCGGCCGCGGATCTCGGCGAGCTCGAGGTCGCTGAGCCAGCCCGGGTTGGTCGGCGGCTGCTGCTGGGGCTCGTCGTCGCGCCAGTCGGGGTCCGGGGTGCGTACGCTCATGCCTCGATTCTGCCCCACGGACGATGCCGGACCTTGTTCGAACGGCCGTCGGTCTGATTCACTTGACTCCATGGAAAGTGACTCTGGTGATCGTTCGGACGCCGCGGCCCACGCGCGCACGGCGCTGAAGGCCATCGGCGACGATCGCAGCCGCATCGGCGAACTGATGACCGCCGAAACCCGCTGGGCCGCTCCCGCGCAGGGCGCCGGTGCGGCGCTGCTCGTCGCGGCCCCGGCGGCCGGATTGCAGTGGGCGTGGCTGCTGTTCGTCGCGAGCACCTCGGTCTTCATCGGGGTCGAGCTGCTCTTCCGCAGACGCAGCGGCCTCTCCGTCACGCGTCCGGCCGGACCGAACGGTCTCGCGCTGCTGATCGCGCTGGCCCTCCTGCTGCTCGGCTCACTCGGTGCGAGTCTCGCACTCGCCGTCCTCGGTCTTGACGGTTGGGTTCTCGTGGTCGCCGCAGGAGCGGGCATCGTGTTCGCACTCGGCACCGTGGCCTACGACCGTGTGTACGCGGCGGAGGTGCTCCGTGCGGGCTGAGCCCCGCTTCGACGAGACGATCCACGCGCCGACGCGGCTGCGCCTGTGCGCGATGCTCCGTCCGCTCGACGACGCCGCCTTCTCCACGGTCGCCGCGACGCTCGGGCTCAGCGAGGCGAATCTCTCGAAGACCGTGCGGAACCTCGTCGAACTCGGCTACCTCACCACCAGCAAGCAGGCTTCCCCGCATCGTGCCGATGCACGCCGGACCACCACGATCGGTCTCACCGCGCTCGGCCGTCGTGCCTTCGACGGACACCTGGCGGCACTGCACGAGATGGCCGGAGCGTAGCGCCGCGGCCGGGTGCGACGCAGCCGGGTACGATGCCGGGATGCGCATCGACGACGACGCCGTCCTCTGGTCGGCCTCAGAGGCCGACCGCGAGGGGCGGCCGCTGCTCGTGCTCCTGCACGGCTACAACTCGCACGAGGGCGACCTGTTCGGGCTCGCTCCGTACCTGCCCCTCGAACCCGTGATCGCGTCGCTGCGCGCCCCGATCGCGGCCGACTTCGGCTACGCCTGGTTCCCGCTGGTCGGGGACGGCCTCGAGCGCGCCCTCGACCAGGCGGATGCCGCGACGACGGCCGTGCTCGACTGGCTCGAGCGGGCCGCGCCGGGAGTGGCATCCGTCGGGTTGATCGGATTCTCGCAGGGCGGCGCCATGGCGCTGGAACTGCTGCGTCGCGAACCCGCGCGCTTCGCCTACGCGGTGAGCCTCGCCGGTTTCGCACTGGCCGGCGAACGCGACGGCGACGAACAGCTCGCCGAGGTGCGCCCGCCGGTGTTCTGGGGTCGGGGCTCGGTCGACGCCGTCATCCCCGCGGACCGCGTCGAGCACACCGCCGAATGGCTTCCCGAGCACGTCGACCTGGACTCGCGCATCTACGAGGGCGTCGGCCACTCGGTGTCGGAGGCGGAACTCGCGGACGTGACGGCGTTCGTGCGGGCGCGGTACGCGGCCTGACCGACGCGAGCCCACGCACGCGGGGCCGGTCTGACCGGCGGCCGAGGGGTCAGACCCCGCCGCCTCCGGATGCCCCGTCGGCCTCGCGACGTGCGGCCCGCTCCTTGTCGCGGTCGGCGACGCGCACCTTCTCGGCGCGCACCGCGGCCTGCGTCGCCCGCTCGGCGACGAGCCACTCGGGGGGCGCCGCCAGCAGCGCCTTGATCTCGGCCGTGGTCAGCGGATCGGTGATGCCCGCGCGGGCGAGGCCCGAGTTCGAGACTCCGAGCTTCTCGGCGACGACGCGCTTCGGGTGCGGCCCCTCGCGGCGGAGGGTCGCGAGCCACTCGGGCGGGTCGGACTGGAGCGCCGCGAACTCCTCGCGCGAGACCGTGCCGTCGCGGAACGACTCGGGGGTCGCCTCGAGGAGGATGCCGAGCTTCTTCGCCGCGGTCTCGGGTTTCATCGTCTGGCTCACCCTCCAACGGTAGCCGATGCATCCGAGACGACGACGGCGAGGCCGCCGGCCGCGACCCTCATGGAGTCACGGCCGGCGGCCTCGAGCGCGGAACCGGACTGCTCAGTTGAGGACGAACGGCACCGTCGCGGCGTTGCCGGCGACGTCGTACACGACCAGCGTGTTCGCGCCGGGGACCGCACCGAACACCCCGGGCCTGACGAAGTTCAGGTCCGACCACGCGTTGTCGGTCAGGTCCTTCACCGTGCCGTTGAGCACGACGCGATCGATCTTGCCCGGGTCGTGCAGCTTGAAGCTGACCTTGTCGTACGTCGATCCGGTCGCGACCGTGAACGACGAGCCCTCCTTGACGGTCACGACCGGCGCGGTCGCGTCGATCGTGAACGCGAAGGTCCCGGTCGATGCGATATTGCCGGCGAGATCCTCGGCGTTGAACTTCACCGTGTACGCGCCGTCGCCGAGCGCGACGGTCGCGGTGTGCGTCGCGGACGTCGCACCGTCGGCCGCGGTCTGCGTGCTCTTCACGAGCTTGCCGTCCCGGTAGACGTTCGCGACGACCCGGCGCAGCCCCTGGTCGTCGGTCGCGTCGACCTGCACCGCGAGCGATTGGAAGGGACCGGATGCCGCCGGCGAGACGAGCGTCGCGACGGGCTTCGCCGTGTCGACGCCGACGCTGACGGCGCAGTCCGTGCACGTGCCGCCGAGGGTCGCGACCGCCGCGGTGGCGGTCATCGGGCCGGCGGGGGCGCCCTTCGCGACGGTCGCCGTGAACGACGCGGTCGCAGGTCGGGCGCCCACCGCGGTCGCCGGAACGGCCCAGGTGAGCGTCGTGCCCTCGAGCGTGACGCCGGCGGGCAGCGACCCGAGCGTCGTGCGGGCCAGCACCTCGGCGAGGTCGACGGTGACGACCGACGACGCGAGGGGAACCCTGCCGGTGTTGGCCGCGGTCAGCGTGTAGGTGACGACGTCGCCGGCGTTGAGCACCGCGGCGTCCGTGGCCGCGGC from Agromyces sp. LHK192 includes these protein-coding regions:
- a CDS encoding NUDIX hydrolase family protein, which codes for MSVRTPDPDWRDDEPQQQPPTNPGWLSDLELAEIRGRLPLLYVEAVPVRVDGLGQVTEVGLLLRANAVGEMTRTLVSGRVMYGETVRDALFRHLEKDLGPMAFPLLPASPVPASVAEYFPLPGITPFTDERQHAVSLVYVVPVTGTCEPRQDALEVTWMPPQEAVSPAVGDELEGGRGVLVRQALASVGALR
- a CDS encoding transcriptional regulator; translation: MRAEPRFDETIHAPTRLRLCAMLRPLDDAAFSTVAATLGLSEANLSKTVRNLVELGYLTTSKQASPHRADARRTTTIGLTALGRRAFDGHLAALHEMAGA
- a CDS encoding alpha/beta hydrolase; amino-acid sequence: MRIDDDAVLWSASEADREGRPLLVLLHGYNSHEGDLFGLAPYLPLEPVIASLRAPIAADFGYAWFPLVGDGLERALDQADAATTAVLDWLERAAPGVASVGLIGFSQGGAMALELLRREPARFAYAVSLAGFALAGERDGDEQLAEVRPPVFWGRGSVDAVIPADRVEHTAEWLPEHVDLDSRIYEGVGHSVSEAELADVTAFVRARYAA
- a CDS encoding DUF5997 family protein, which encodes MKPETAAKKLGILLEATPESFRDGTVSREEFAALQSDPPEWLATLRREGPHPKRVVAEKLGVSNSGLARAGITDPLTTAEIKALLAAPPEWLVAERATQAAVRAEKVRVADRDKERAARREADGASGGGGV